The sequence TCACTTTTGCTTATTGATTTTGTATCTTAAATATTCAGTGAAACCAtagtcaacatttaaaaaatgacttttttctcTTATAGGACGATGATTCACCTAATCCTGAATATATAAGCTCTCATGGTGATGGGGGAAACAAGGAAAACTGAAATTAATCCTGGAGACGAGGATATACAGTTTTAATTTGAAGAGTTtttttcagaatgaaaaccaCATTCAGTTATCTTGATGAGTGCAGAAGGACGAGAAGAAAGTTATGATGGCTAAAAACAAAGAGCCTCGTCCCCCATCCTATGCTATTAGTGTGGTTGGACTATCTGGAACTGAAAAAGACAAAGGTAATTGTGGAGTTGGAAAGTCATGTTTGTGCAATAGGTTTGTGCGTTCGAAAGCAGATGAATATTATCCTGAGCATACCTCTGTGCTTAGCACAATTGACTTTGGAGGACGAGTTGTTAATAATGATCACTTTTTGTTCTGGGGTGACGTAACACAAAGCGGTGAGGACGGAACAGAATGCAAAGTTCATGTAATTGAACAGACTGAGTTCATTGATGATCAGACTTTCTTGCCTCATCGGAGTACGAATTTACAACCATATATAAAACGGGCAGCTGCCTCCAAATTGCAGTCAGCAGAAAAATTAATGTACATTTGCACAGATCAGCTAGGCTTGGAGCAAGACTTTGAGCAAAAACAAATGCCTGAAGGGAAACTGAACATAGATGGCTTTTTATTATGCATTGATGTTAGCCAAGGATGCAATAGGAAATTCGATGATCAACTTAAATTTGTGAATAATCTCTATATCCAGCTCTCAAAATCTAAAAAACCTATAATAATAGCAGCAACTAAATGTGATGAATGTGTGGATCATTATCTAAGAGAGGTTCAGGCGTTTGcttcaaataaaaagaaccttgTGGTCGTGGAAACATCAGCAAGATTCAATATCAATGTTGAGACATGTTTTACTGCACTGGTACAAATGATGGataaaactcgtggcaaacctaAAATAATTCCGTATCTGGATGCCTATAAGACACAGAGACAACTTGTTGTTACTGCAACAGATAAATTTGAAAAACTTGTGCAAACTGTGAGAGACTATCATGCAACTTGGAAAACTGTTAGTAATAAACTGAAAAATCATCCTGATTACGAGGAGTACATACATTTGGAAGGAACAAAAAAGgccaaaaatacattttcaaaacacaTAGAGCAGCTTAAACAGGAACATataagaaaaagaagagaagaatatATTAATACACTGCCAAGAGCTTTTAACACATTGCTGTCAAACCTTGATGAGATTGAACACCTGAACTGGTCAGAAGCCTTGAAGATAATGGAGAAAAGGCCAGACTTCCAACTTTGTTTTATTGTATTAGAAAAAACACCCTGGGATGAAACTGACCATATAGACAAAGTGAATGATAGGAGGATTCCATTTGACCTTCTCAGTACATTAGAAGCTGAAAAAGTCTATCAAAACCATGTACAGCATCTTATATCTGAGAAGAGGAGGGTTGAAATGAAGGAGAAGTTCAAAAAAACTCTTGAGAAAATACAGTTCATTTCACCTGGGCAGCCATGGGAAGAAGTTATGTGCTTTGTTATGGAGGATGAAGCATTCAAATATATCACTGATGCAGACAGTAAAGAAGTATATAGCAGGCATCAGAGGGAAATAGTTGAAAAAGCCAAAGAGGAGTTtcaggaaatgctttttgaaCATTCGGAACTGTTCTATGACCTAGATCTTAATGCAACACCCAGTTCAGATAAAATGAGTGAAATTCATGCAGTTCTGAGTGAAGAGCCGAGATACAAAGCTTTACAGAAACTTGCACCTGATAGAGAATCCCTTCTTCTTAAACACATAGGATTTGTTTATCATCCCACAAAAGAAACTTGTCTCAGTGGCCAAAATTGCATGGACATTAAAGTAGAGCAGTTACTTGCCAATAGTCTTTTGCAGCTTGACCATGGTCGCTTAAATTTGTACCATGATAGAGCCAATATTGATAAAGTTAATCTTTTCATTTTGGGTAAAGATGGTCTTGCGCAAGAGTTGGCAAATGAGATTCGGACACAATCCACTGATGATGAATATGCCTTAGATGGAAAAATATATGAACTAGATCTTAGGCCAGTTGATGCAAAGTCACCTTACCTTTTAAGTCAGTTATGGACCTCTGCCTTTAAACCGCATGGATTTTTCTGTGTGTTTAACTCTATTGAATCCCTCAATTTTATTGGAGAATGCATTGGAAAAATAAGGGCTGAAGCATCTCAGATAAGGAGAGACAAGTATATGGCTAGTCTTCCATTTACGTTAATATTGGCTAATCAGAGAGACAGCATTAGCAAAAACCTACCTATTCTGAGACACCAAGGTCAGCAATTAGCCAATAAGTTGCAGTGTCCTTTTGTAGATGTGCCTGCTGGTACATATCCACGTAAATTTAATGAGGCTCAAATAAAGCAAGCTCTAAGGGGAGTGCTGGAAGCAGTTAAACACAATTTGGATGTTGTAAGCCCAGTTCCCACCATTAAAGATCTGTCAGAAGCTGACTTGAGAATTGTGATGTGTGCCATGTGTGGAGATCCATTTAGTGTGGATCTTATTCTTTCACCCTTCCTTGACTCTCACTCGTGTAGTGCTGCTCAGGCTGGCCAGAATAACTCTTTAATGCTTGATAAAATTATAGGTGAAAAAAGGAGGCGGATACAGATAACCATATTATCATACCATTCTTCAATTGGTGTAAGGAAAGATGAACTAGTTCATGGGTATATACTAGTTTATTCTGCTAAAAGGAAGGCATCTATGGGAATGCTTCGGGCATTTCTTTCAGAAGTACAGGACACTATTCCTGTCCAGTTGGTGGCTGTAACTGATAGCCAGGCAGATTTTTTTGAGAATGAAGCTATCAAGGAATTAATGACTGAAGGAGAACATATAGCAACAGAGATTACTGCTAAATTTACAGCTTTATATTCTTTATCTCAGTATCATCGTCAGACTGAGGTTTTCACCTTGTTCTTCAGTGACGTATTAGAGAAGAAAAACATGATTGAAAATTCCTATATGTCTGATAGCACCAGAGAATCAACACATACAAGTGAAGATGTTTTCCTGCAGTCTCCCAGAGGAAATTCTCTTGCGTATAATTACTACCCAGATTCAGAAGATGATACGGAAGCACCACCCCCCTATAGCCCAATTGGAGATGATGTGCAGTTGCTCCCAACACCTAGCGATCGTTCAAAATATCGATTAGACTTGGAAGGAAATGAGTATCCTGTTCATAGCACACCACTCAACTGTCATGACCATGAACGCAACCACAAAGTACCTCCTCCTATAAAACCCAAGCCGCTTGTACCTAAGGCAAATGTGAAAAAACTGGATCCAAACCTTCTAAAAACAATTGAGGCTGGCATTGGTAAAAACCCAAGGAAACAATCCTCTCGAGTGCCTTTGGCACCACCAGAAGATTCAGACCAATCCGATAATTATGCAGAACCTATTGACACTGTTTTTAAACACAGAGGTTTTACTGATGATATCTATGCAGTTCCAGATGATAGTCAGAATCGTATTATTAAAATTCGAAACTCATTTGTTATAAATGCACAAGGAGATGAAGAAAATGGATTTTCTGATAGAATATCAAAGAGTCATGGGGAAAGAAGGCCatcaaaatacaaatataaatccAAAACACTGTTTAGTAAAGCAAAATCTTACTACAGGAGAACACATTCAGACGCAAGTGATGATGAGGCTTTTACCACatctaaaacaaaaagaaaaggaagacatcGTGGAAGTGAAGAAGATCCACTTCTGTCTCCAGTTGAAACCTGGAAAGGTGGAATCGATAACCCCGCTATCACTTCAGATCAAGAGTTAGATGACaaaaaaatgaagaagaaaactCACAAAGTAAAAGAAGATAAGAAGGTAAGTTAGCTCAATCCATTTTGTTAAATGGTGTATAGATGAGTTCCATGAAGCTAagactcccttttttttttttttaaacagttctttGGCTGTCCTAACTTATAAAGCATTAAAATTCATTTCTGTGATTAGAAAGTGGCACTTTCTTTATGAATAGATCTGCTCTTTGTATGTATTCAGAGTTGTATTTGCTTTCTTTTGTGCAAGTTTTTACTCTTGTTAGCACTGAACAGCCAGTTTAATATGAGGGAATGAGCTGGGTTTTTTCTCCTTATGCATCAGTTGTTTACAAAGTCCTAGACAGGTTCTCCTTTGCAAACACATGGAAGGCAGTGGGGTTGCACATTGTCCCAAAAGGCATCATTTGTCCTCAGATCCTTTATTTTTAGTGATAATGCAAGAAAAGGGGGGAATAAAGCCGGCTAGAATTTTGGATCCTTGGTAGAGTTTGCAGAGTTagcatttaggaaaaaaaattttttacttgtaaattaTATACATTTTGCGTGGAAACTGGGACTCTAAACATAGAATTCTACAATACTATTTTTAGATACATTCTACATAGAACTTCACTTaaaattttttaatatttatttgcaaTGTTCAGAAACATGCACAGTTACTCTGCACACAAGGCTAAATAGATCTGTGTGCAGATATTgcatctttgtttaaaaaaaaatactagtaAGAGCAATGGTGTGATTGTTTCACATGTGCAACTACATGAAGGGTTTCTATTTTTCAGGATCCCTTTTCTAATTTTTGTTCTCTGGTAGGTTaagtttctttgtttaaaatatctAATTATATAAACAGAATGAAAACTTTGTGGTACTTGTATGACCTCTACTTTTTTAACTTAGGGTGTCTAAGGTAGTTGTGCCACACTTTAGTCTCACAGAAATGCTTTGGTCATTGTACTCCTGGTTTTCACTTAGTATGATATCAGAAACACATTTGGTCAATTAATTGTCATTTTGGTCACTATATAAATAATTGGTAGATCTTATGGATGTTGCCTTTTGCAGAATCGCAGAATTTCCCATTAATTTAAGGTTATATTTGCTGTTCTTGAATAGCATTTACAAATTTTtttcatgtaaaattaaaatcCACATTTTATAAATGGACTAATTTCTGAAATACATGATTCAGTACGAAGTCACTGCCAATTTCTTGAGATTCCCAAActagcacaaacaaagccttcaTATTCATGAAATATCTTCAACAGAGTTGTGTAGTTACAAAAATACTCACTTTGAAGTTATGCTTTTTAACTAAGTTAAGtaacttttaaataattttgtaataAACCTAATTGAGGGGTGCCTATTACTTTGGGTGCAAACAGTCTTGCTGTGTAGAGTTGAAAATGTCCTTTGCTGTACTGCGTTACTGGCACAAAATTGTTCTGAAGCTGGCATATATAGCTCCAGCAAGATCATACTAAGTGTTGGAGGATTCTCTAGCAGAGTGGAAGTTCAGTTTGGAAGGGTGCAGTCCTTTCTGTTTTCCTACACTTTTTAGATGTCATtattcctgtgggaattctgcaacaGTGTGCGTGCGCAGAATTTGTCCCCtgtagatttctttgcttccctgcagaaaaattgtTTCCCCATCAGAATGTccaagggaagccacaagagcagtcatgcgaccctccccagctgtatgttttgggtgcccagggcagccggcagagaggtaaatcactatgAGGCAGGAGGCGGGACTGGGGAAGATCCAGCTGGTGGTTCCTACCctgcgctgggctcagctgctagtcctggctagGGTGTGGAGGACAgaacttccccttcccctgcacagcatctggGGCTGGGTCAACCTCCCAGCCTCTTCCAGATttcttcccccagctgcaggaatctTTGCAGACTCCCTTCCCTTTGCTgcatccctccttcccccactccttgCACCCAtggctcctcagctgcaggaggagggatccctgtacaggtcCCTTATCTCCCGAACCCCCCTGATGagccccattccccctgcacctggaccaccacAATGAGCCActtgcacctggatccccaccccaacaAGCCCCAACCAgatgcacctggatccccaccccactgagctccaCTCCTCCCAGCATCTAggtcccccacacccaggccccTGTGCTGAGCTCTATTGCCCTCACGCTGACCCCTGCTGATCCCCAGTCACCTTcacctagcccccccccccctgcagagtcccattacaaTTGCACCCAGAACGCCCCCCAACAAGCACCTGTGCAGTTAGATGTGCCCCCGCACCTGGGTCTCCCACTGAGTTGTTTGCACCCAGAtagccccacacagaaccctctcagcccacacctggatccccccacactaggctcctccacacttggatcctgccttgctgagcctgcctgcccacagctggtgcacctggcatgaaGGGACAGGGTCCTgggatgtttctggggcaggcccagtccttgcgctgtgtgggttgggtgcagcctcactgctgagtccgtgtcccgggggggggcggggggagctgcacagtgatctcccacctccatgtaGCCAATGGCCTGTGCTCCCCGATGCCATGCTGGCGCTTccacattttttgacaaaatttgcagaattttaaaattgtgcacagaatttttaaatttttggtgcagaatgtccTCAGGAGAAAGATGTAGTCTTTTGGCACTTTGTGAATTTTTTAATTGCAGAATGAGACTCTTATACTACATCTATTCCTCACTGAATAGAAGAGATATGTTGCACATATGACAAACATCCAGTTTCTCCTAGTACCAACAATATAAAACTGTTACTGACTTTTGTTTTGAGGCTTTTTAACTTTTCCCCCTTCAACCATGAAAGGACTGCTGTTTTAGATTCACGGTTAGAAGGGTGTATATACAGGCTTCTTAAATTTGTTAATCAGTTTCAATTGTTCAGCTGTAGGTGGTGGTACAAGACAGTTGGCTACCTTTCCCAGCTAGTGACGATTTCATCTATGACATATGGTAcaaaattcattatttttatgtTATCATTAGGCAAGAAATACTTTGTGGAATGTACTGGTATGTTTCAGATAGATTTATGGCCCATATATTCATAAAACTTTATTGAAACTCCTGGCTTGATTGCAATAAGTATGTAAAGAAAATGAATGTTAAAGAAACAAACATGCATGGACTGGTGTCCTCTCTTTCTCTGTTGGTGCCATGAACACCTACCATTCTATAGTTACTGAGAAATTCCATATAAAATGCTCTTAGAAACTTCTGGCTACTCAGTTTAAATGGTTGTTGTTGAAACACactctcctttcttttctggctAAGGGAGTGAAAGACTTGGTATTTAATCTGGGTCTCTTGTATAGAACTGCAGAGGACTCTTCACGTAGAAGGTTGTGGAAAATCTTTAGGTTTTTAATTTTCTGTCTGCTATGAATCAAAGTAATTATGTACCTGAAGGCAGAATTTTCCCGTATAGACTTTTACACTTAGAGTTGACTCTTTGTTCCATAGTCTCTAACCAAGACAATGTATACACATCTTTTCTTTGTCTAATGTAAAAAGCTTGATATACTATTGAAAGTAGAAGtaagtatttaaaacaaaatacccaCACAATAAAGAAAACTTATGCAAACTAATTTTTTCTTGTGCTGTGCCAAAAATAAAAGTACTTTTCTGTAGAGTGTACAAATTGGATGAGAGGATAAAAGTATATTGCGTCAGCATTTGTGTGGCTCTGTTTCTCTATTTAGAAATGTCTTTAGCAAAGAAAATCTTGCTCTAGTTATTTGCCAAtaagatatttttatatttctttatataTGTTTATGtatataaagaaatataaaatatatataaaatcagaaaACATTTGAATGCAAAAAGCTACATCTATAACTACCCCTGCTGCCGTGTTATTGCTTTAAAGTTAGGGTTATTGGTTTATAATGTGAGTATTTTGATTTTCTCTTAATAGTTGAAACTAGGCATATAGCTGAGTTTTGTtgagaaaataaaaatccaataAGCTGATCAGGTTGAGGGgcttttgtatttaatttgtgCTCGGAGTGGATGCTTTTTTGCTTAGGATGAGACCAGAACAGCTTGTTTAAATTAAAGGAAGCACTTTTCTGGCCTTTCCTTGGTACTGTGTATGTTTGTCGTAATAGAAGAGTCTTTGTAAATTGCTGATGTCTTTGATTAAGATGGTCTTGGTCAGCATGTCATGGAACTGTGTAAATAGTTAATGAGTCCAGATTTGTACATGGCTAATGATTATagattaaaacactttttttattattatttttttatttgagttGCTAGGTTTTTGGTTGCTTTTCTGTCAAGTATTGCCATTGCAGATCCCCACTTTTAAGAGTGCCTTTTAGTCACAGAATCATCTGGAAATCAGTATGTGGGGCTGGTATACAAGCCTTCACATGTGTCTGAAAGGGGCTGTGCCTCCTGTTCTGTGTTCCTTTCCTATTATTGGAGGGAGCAGGCCTCTGAACCATCATTTTTCTTTAAGTGCTCAGTACTATTTAACATTTCTAACTTAGGAAGAAGTAAAATTATGTAAATGTTTACTTGTTTAGGGCAAGTTTATCATTGCTCCTTTTATTTGCTCAAATGCAACATCTCTGCATAGAACTCTGGATTCAAGTGATCTCAGATATTGTATTCAGACAAAGTATCCAAGAGAAAACAGTACTCCAAATGCTGAaagttcctcagaagttcttttGCTAAAGGATTCTGCAATCAGTGTATTGGCTTTGTAGATTAAGTTAAGCAGGAGCATTGGCTGGAGCTACCATTAACACAGAGAACCTAGAGTGCTGAGCTTAATAGGACTATTTCCGTTTCTTTCATTCCTGTTGTTTCAGAGACTCCTAAATCCCTCAGGATGCAGGGCTGCTTCAGAGTGAAACAGTTCACAAAATCCAAAAATTCTGGCCTTGGACTGGAGGCTGTGTTTAAGTAGTTATGCAGAAGTCCCTTCtcgtcccttcccctcccccatggccTTTTTCCCCTGAACCCTAAAAGGTGcacagtgtagctgctctttgttggtaggagagagctctcctgccgacaaaaaaaaaaaaaaaaaaaaaaagtccaccaGTGAGCGGTGATAGCTTTGTCGGCAGgtgagctctcctgccaacaaagcgctgttcaTGACGGTGTTTTTTGTTGGCAAAATTTTTGTTGTTCGGgctgtgtggttttttcacacccctcaacgacaaaagtttcactgatgaaagtccagtgtagacaaagcctgagagAATTCTTAATGCCTTTGTCTCTGACCATcagaaaaagaagggaagaaTCTGAGCACTGTCTTTGAGCCCAGTATGAAGAGCCAGTGATAAGAGTTTAGTGTACAGGCAGTAGCATTCATTGGGTTTGGAAGGGTCTTGGAGTCAGAAGGGGTGTGGAATCCTGACTGTCTGAATTCTGGGCCCCTCAGATGTGATTCTTGACAGTCTGTCTGCTCTCTTACCTTTTGGAGTACTTTGGATCAGAATGTTGTTGGTTCTAAAGGGGAGCTTGGGGTGACAGTAATTTGTGCTCCCTTCTCTTCAGAGCAATGGAAGATTATCCTTTTCTCCCGACAGTCTGACTAATTCATGATCTCTCAGGCCTGTCACATCCTTTCCTGGGACAATGTATGACTTGACTTCAGAGGCTTGAATCCAAAAGGTTCCAGGAACTACCTTGGAAATTAGACATAACCCTTAGACCCAAGGTGTAATTTCAAGCTCGGGTAGATGTACATGCACTAGTGTTTAATTGAGCTAGTGCATTAAAAATAGTAGCGAGGTGGCAGCAGTGGTGTGGGCTAGCTGCCCGAGTACTTACCTAGGTTTCAGATGGGATTGAACTCAGGCGGCTAGTCCATGCTGCTGCTTACACTGCCATTTCTACAGAGGTATTTTCTAGCAAGCTAGATGAGTCAAAGCTAGCACATGTAGTCTATCTGAATTGAAAATTATATctctagctgcagtgtagatggtaCCCTTAGTTATACCTAGAATGGGACTGGGGTTCAATGTGGAGTTGTTAGATCTTTGAATTTCTTTGTACCAGGAATTAGCCCCATTTTTAACCACTAGTGTAGCTGCACTGATGTAGACTCTTTCTGTAGACAGTCACAATTTCCAGTGGTGGCGCACACCTGCTGGAAATTCAGGTAAACTTCACAAGTGTGAACTGACGTTTTCCTCATCTGTACTAAGGGTTTGCGCTGTTGCAGCTACACTCATGCCTGAAATGGAAATTAATTCCAGACAAGGTCTTTAGGTTCTGCTTGTAAATTGTAATACTGACTTCAGAAGTAAGATGTTCAAGATGGCTTGTTTTTCTTCACCTGGTTCTTGATCCAGGTACTATTAATCATCTCGAGGTGTTCAGTGTATTCCCCTTAGACTTGACACTAGTACCACAGCCTCTTACCTTTATAGGCTAAATACACAATGGTTCATGTGGCAGCAGTCAGCCTGTTCTACAAGTATTGCTAAAAAGTCATAATCAAAGTAGCCTAGGTAACCTTCTCTAAAGTTTACCACCTAATATTTGGGAAAAATTGTATTGTGATACATAAATCGAGAAAATCTTCTGTTAAAGACTTAGAAATGTGTTAGCGTTCATGTTTTTATAAAATTATGGTCTTTTGAACTCCAGGACATGTACAAATAGATTGGTGATCTGAAGTAAGGTCAGTTTAGGATATAATACACTGCTAAAGGAGCACATTGCTATTTTATGAATGGGGAAAAGTGGTTTTTGCTTTTCCTGATCAAGAAATTGGAGAAGCTGTATTGTGACTGAGCATACACTGGGCATATGGAGGAATTTGGTGGAGATGCAAAGTATGAAAATAAAGAATCTGCACAGTTTAACTTTTTAACTACAGCTATACAGTGAATTGCTTGGAAATGAAAGAGAAGATGACCCAAAAGTTACATGATGCATGTCTAGCCTGATTATATATTGACACTTTCCAAGCCACAATAACTGCATGTGTGGGAACGTTGAATAGGATAATTTGGAGACAATGAGCTAAAGGACAAGCAATGACTTATTTGTCCACAGAAGTTAAAATTGTGGCAAATGGAAAAACACCTAATAGTGCTTCCAGGACCACAATAGATGTTGGATTTTGAATATCCCTATTAGTTCAACCTTTATGAATCTGCAAGAATTAAATCTTTTTATAGCTTGAAAGTAAGTTTTTTTTCGGCTGCCAGTGAGTTGCGGATGACGATATTTATAAACCAGGCTGCTACAGCAGGATATTCATGCATGTCTCAATCCTTCCATGTGACAAAATCTACGGAAAACTACTGtaagtgatgatgatgatgatgaagttaaAATTGTAGTAAGCAGAAAGGCAGATCTCTCTTTTGGGCATATGTTTCAGGAAAACATTTACATTCAAATACTTGCTTAAAATGTATTGTTTATAATTCACTTAAATTTCCCCTTCTTCAATCATGATTGAAACCTAAtagcattatttttaaatgtttctataAATGTGGCTGAAGATTTTTGCCCATTTACCCAATTTAGGCTTGCTTAATTTCTGCCTTTATTTATACAATTTCAGACAGACTTGTCACTTATACTGTCTGAACATATATTTCTGACAGCCAATAAACAATAAGACAGAATTGTTATGGGTCCCAAATTACCATATTCTGGGGGACCTAGAAGTTCTCCTATACTCCATGATGGTTGTCAACTCCTCTGATCACACAGTCTGTTTCTTCAGTCTCTGGTCTGCTGTTTCTCCAATTTGGGCCTTGTTTATTTCGGTCCTTTTATACATTTCCTCGTTACATATTTTTTAACGTCAATCAATTTTAAGCACATTAAGCAAGCGTTTTAGGTAATACGCATGCACACGCTTCAGTTTACACAACTTTTGCTGTTTAATTTCCATGTCGTCATGTTTGTGTCATCCTTCCCCTGGATTTTCCCATGAGAAGGGGGTTCTCATTATTACAGGTTTGTGTATTTTTATCTCAGAACTTCCAGCACAACATGACACCTTTATTATGTCAATAATAACATCATTTTAAGCAAATCTGTATGAGAGGAGGAGAATTGGCAAAACCACACTTATGCCAATAAGGCCCTGACTTAAGTGTTACCTTATCTAAGTTCATTAACTATTcataaatataaattattaaaatataactCTTAATCTTACCATTTAGCTATTTCATATTCATATTTCAGTATTATAAGTCACAAGCAATATATGTGTGTCGTATTCCTACCCATGAATCTACTTGGTGGAGGGACCTTTCAATATCACCACCATTTTTTTGTCTTCTGCAAACGTATTTTTCAGGGGACTTTTGTCACTCAAAGTCCAAAACCTTATATTTTTGAATACGTGACAAATGGATTTCTCCTCTCTACTCCttcagcctcccctcccctttatcgtgtgtgtgtgtgagagagagaggaaaaattgaTAGAGCTGGATCCCCCCGAGGAGGAAGGGTGAAGAAcctcaggaggagcagaggtaCATTGATGAGCAAGAGGAAGATGTAAGGCTGGGAGGTGCATACATTGATCGGCTGGGGGACAGGTCAAGATGATGCCGGGGACAGCGCAGAATTCATTAAAATTTTGGGATTTGGAGAGAAGTTGACAGATCCACATCATCAGGCAGCCTGCGAGagttcctgcagcaggggccaaaatcaccttacCTTACGAATTGGGAGAGTTGGCCACACTGTTTTGCCATACACACATTCAGGATGACCAggggaaaatgaaaacattttcttgTACTTTttggtgtatttaaaaaatacttgtTTTTTGGGCCAATCGTGATTATTTTGGGGTCTGACTCCTGCTTTTAGAACTTTTGAGGTTGGCAAAACTGAGGACTTTTCCTGCAATAGCTTGTCCTGGCTGTGTAGTGCTGAGCACAAAAACGGGGAGCAGGAAAACTTTCCTGTGTACTGAAtacccctctctcccaccccgAACAAACCCATTTTACCCAGGCACCATGCAGTAGTGGAGGAAATAATTTAACTTGCTGGATGAATGCAGAGAGGGAGGGCAGGGACAAGCTGGAATAGACAGGAACAGGCTAAAAACAGGTGGTAAGAGAGGGCAGGAGGCATGTGCATGTGGATGGGAacggggaagggacaggagcagTGTTCATGTGGATAGGAGCTTGGAAGGTGgagtgggtggggcaggagtctGACAGGGGAAATGGGGCAGATAAGGGCAGGGAGTATCTGTGAAGGGGAAGTGCAGAAGTGTGTCTTAACTCCTAGAAAACGTTCTCCTCCAGAACTTTCAATTGAATCCAGGGTCTTGGAGTCTCAATAGTCCTGTGCTGTCTTCCAAATAGCTGTGAAACGCACTGGCAAAATGTCTTTTCCCTTTATAGTTTCTGTTCTGCTCAGAGGCTAACCGCTATCAGTTACTCAGTTAACTCAAGTAGTTTGGGTGCTCTGGCTCTCATGGTTCCAACTCTTCTAATGAGCTGTCTGGTAGTCATGGTTCCACATGTAATTCCTGTGGGTTTTTTGTTCTCagtaggctttttaaaaaaagtaggaCGTTACCTTTAAAAATACCTTAACAAAATATtacagttgcaaagtcaagtactcaaaaacAAGGAAATTTCAGTGTCCTGGTTCACACTGCTGTGTCTGCAGCTTTTAATCTTATTGGCAGTGGGTCAGCTTTCG comes from Lepidochelys kempii isolate rLepKem1 chromosome 6, rLepKem1.hap2, whole genome shotgun sequence and encodes:
- the ARHGAP5 gene encoding rho GTPase-activating protein 5 isoform X5, which codes for MMAKNKEPRPPSYAISVVGLSGTEKDKGNCGVGKSCLCNRFVRSKADEYYPEHTSVLSTIDFGGRVVNNDHFLFWGDVTQSGEDGTECKVHVIEQTEFIDDQTFLPHRSTNLQPYIKRAAASKLQSAEKLMYICTDQLGLEQDFEQKQMPEGKLNIDGFLLCIDVSQGCNRKFDDQLKFVNNLYIQLSKSKKPIIIAATKCDECVDHYLREVQAFASNKKNLVVVETSARFNINVETCFTALVQMMDKTRGKPKIIPYLDAYKTQRQLVVTATDKFEKLVQTVRDYHATWKTVSNKLKNHPDYEEYIHLEGTKKAKNTFSKHIEQLKQEHIRKRREEYINTLPRAFNTLLSNLDEIEHLNWSEALKIMEKRPDFQLCFIVLEKTPWDETDHIDKVNDRRIPFDLLSTLEAEKVYQNHVQHLISEKRRVEMKEKFKKTLEKIQFISPGQPWEEVMCFVMEDEAFKYITDADSKEVYSRHQREIVEKAKEEFQEMLFEHSELFYDLDLNATPSSDKMSEIHAVLSEEPRYKALQKLAPDRESLLLKHIGFVYHPTKETCLSGQNCMDIKVEQLLANSLLQLDHGRLNLYHDRANIDKVNLFILGKDGLAQELANEIRTQSTDDEYALDGKIYELDLRPVDAKSPYLLSQLWTSAFKPHGFFCVFNSIESLNFIGECIGKIRAEASQIRRDKYMASLPFTLILANQRDSISKNLPILRHQGQQLANKLQCPFVDVPAGTYPRKFNEAQIKQALRGVLEAVKHNLDVVSPVPTIKDLSEADLRIVMCAMCGDPFSVDLILSPFLDSHSCSAAQAGQNNSLMLDKIIGEKRRRIQITILSYHSSIGVRKDELVHGYILVYSAKRKASMGMLRAFLSEVQDTIPVQLVAVTDSQADFFENEAIKELMTEGEHIATEITAKFTALYSLSQYHRQTEVFTLFFSDVLEKKNMIENSYMSDSTRESTHTSEDVFLQSPRGNSLAYNYYPDSEDDTEAPPPYSPIGDDVQLLPTPSDRSKYRLDLEGNEYPVHSTPLNCHDHERNHKVPPPIKPKPLVPKANVKKLDPNLLKTIEAGIGKNPRKQSSRVPLAPPEDSDQSDNYAEPIDTVFKHRGFTDDIYAVPDDSQNRIIKIRNSFVINAQGDEENGFSDRISKSHGERRPSKYKYKSKTLFSKAKSYYRRTHSDASDDEAFTTSKTKRKGRHRGSEEDPLLSPVETWKGGIDNPAITSDQELDDKKMKKKTHKVKEDKKQKKKTKAFNPPTRRNWESNYFGMPLQDLVTPEKPIPLFVEKCVEFIEDTGPKGFLNLE